The following coding sequences lie in one Zingiber officinale cultivar Zhangliang chromosome 2B, Zo_v1.1, whole genome shotgun sequence genomic window:
- the LOC122049441 gene encoding DNA replication complex GINS protein PSF3-like isoform X2 encodes MPDYYDMDDIIMEDQHIQVIFQVGANGVGLLDPGSENNSVEKGAKVELPFWLAHELQLRQAVSIYLPACFSQKTRNEIKADAACVNLKVHCPYFYELGCKIVPLRYLEMLSKSHSASVLTAPKFLPRLSKEEMQLFEASRSSMMAFKKWRAGGSRLEKAPVLGRKRKTTIPTFPSSP; translated from the exons ATGCCTGATTATTATGACATGGACGATATCATCATGGAGGATCAG CATATTCAAGTTATTTTTCAAGTTGGAGCTAATGGTGTTGGCTTGCTAGATCCAGGTTCAGAAAATAACAGT GTAGAGAAGGGTGCTAAAGTAGAACTTCCTTTTTGGCTTGCTCATGAATTGCAATTGAGGCAAGCAGTATCAATCTATCTTCCAGCCTGCTTCAGCCAAAA GACTAGGAATGAAATCAAAGCTGATGCTGCATGTGTTAACTTAAAGGTtcattgcccttacttttatGAGTTGGGTTGCAAGATTGTTCCACT TAGGTACCTGGAGATGCTGAGCAAGTCACACAGTGCTTCAGTTTTAACTGCTCCAAAATTCCTGCCACGTCTCTCGAAAGAAGAGATGCAAT TGTTTGAGGCTTCCCGCTCTTCCATGATGGCCTTCAAGAAATGGCGGGCGGGTGGCTCCAGATTGGAGAAGGCACCCGTCCTAGGGAGGAAAAGGAAGACGACTATTCCAACATTTCCATCCTCGCCATGA
- the LOC122049441 gene encoding DNA replication complex GINS protein PSF3-like isoform X1, with product MPDYYDMDDIIMEDQHIQVIFQVGANGVGLLDPGSENNSVEKGAKVELPFWLAHELQLRQAVSIYLPACFSQKTRNEIKADAACVNLKVHCPYFYELGCKIVPLVSDKTIGSFLYETFTSRYLEMLSKSHSASVLTAPKFLPRLSKEEMQLFEASRSSMMAFKKWRAGGSRLEKAPVLGRKRKTTIPTFPSSP from the exons ATGCCTGATTATTATGACATGGACGATATCATCATGGAGGATCAG CATATTCAAGTTATTTTTCAAGTTGGAGCTAATGGTGTTGGCTTGCTAGATCCAGGTTCAGAAAATAACAGT GTAGAGAAGGGTGCTAAAGTAGAACTTCCTTTTTGGCTTGCTCATGAATTGCAATTGAGGCAAGCAGTATCAATCTATCTTCCAGCCTGCTTCAGCCAAAA GACTAGGAATGAAATCAAAGCTGATGCTGCATGTGTTAACTTAAAGGTtcattgcccttacttttatGAGTTGGGTTGCAAGATTGTTCCACT GGTTAGTGATAAGACGATTGGCTCATTTCTATATGAAACATTCACTAGTAGGTACCTGGAGATGCTGAGCAAGTCACACAGTGCTTCAGTTTTAACTGCTCCAAAATTCCTGCCACGTCTCTCGAAAGAAGAGATGCAAT TGTTTGAGGCTTCCCGCTCTTCCATGATGGCCTTCAAGAAATGGCGGGCGGGTGGCTCCAGATTGGAGAAGGCACCCGTCCTAGGGAGGAAAAGGAAGACGACTATTCCAACATTTCCATCCTCGCCATGA